From one Streptomyces sp. N50 genomic stretch:
- the era gene encoding GTPase Era, translating into MGAMSVRTPSSKPSASSEAPHRAGFACFVGRPNAGKSTLTNALVGQKVAITANQPQTTRHTVRGIVHRPDAQLILVDTPGLHKPRTLLGQRLNDIVRTTWAEVDVIGFCLPANEKLGPGDRFIAKELASIKKTPKIAIVTKTDLVDSKTLAEQLIAIDQLGKELGFEWAEIVPVSAVADQQVDLLADLLIPLLPEGPALYPEGDLTDEPEQVMIAELIREAALEGVRDELPHSIAVVVEEMLPREDRPADKPLLDIHAFVYIERPSQKGIIIGPKGARLKQVGIKSRKQIEALLGTPVFLDLHVKVAKDWQRDPRQLRKLGF; encoded by the coding sequence ATGGGCGCCATGAGCGTTCGTACCCCGTCATCCAAGCCGTCCGCGTCGTCGGAGGCTCCCCACCGCGCCGGCTTCGCCTGCTTCGTGGGCCGCCCCAACGCGGGCAAGTCCACCCTTACGAATGCTCTGGTCGGCCAGAAGGTGGCGATCACCGCCAACCAGCCGCAGACCACGCGGCACACGGTGCGCGGCATCGTCCACCGGCCGGACGCGCAGCTGATCCTGGTGGACACGCCTGGGCTGCACAAGCCGCGCACGCTGCTCGGGCAGCGGCTGAACGACATCGTCCGTACGACGTGGGCCGAGGTCGACGTCATCGGTTTCTGCCTCCCGGCGAACGAGAAGCTCGGCCCGGGTGACCGTTTCATCGCCAAGGAACTCGCGTCCATCAAGAAGACGCCGAAGATCGCGATCGTCACGAAGACCGACCTGGTCGACTCCAAGACGCTTGCCGAGCAGCTGATCGCCATCGACCAGCTGGGCAAGGAGCTGGGGTTCGAGTGGGCGGAGATCGTGCCGGTGTCGGCGGTCGCGGACCAGCAGGTGGATCTGCTGGCCGATCTGCTGATTCCGCTGCTGCCGGAGGGGCCGGCCCTCTACCCCGAGGGTGACCTCACCGATGAGCCCGAGCAGGTCATGATCGCGGAGTTGATCCGGGAGGCCGCGCTGGAGGGGGTTCGGGACGAACTGCCGCACTCCATCGCCGTCGTGGTCGAGGAGATGCTGCCTCGCGAGGACCGGCCCGCCGACAAGCCGCTCCTCGACATCCACGCCTTCGTCTACATCGAGCGGCCCAGCCAGAAGGGCATCATCATCGGGCCGAAGGGCGCGCGGCTGAAGCAGGTCGGTATCAAGTCGCGTAAGCAGATCGAGGCGTTGCTCGGTACGCCGGTCTTTCTCGACCTGCATGTGAAGGTCGCGAAGGATTGGCAGCGGGATCCTCGGCAGTTGCGGAAGTTGGGGTTCTAG
- a CDS encoding helix-turn-helix transcriptional regulator — MNRAELADFLRRGRARLDPADVGLTSGPRRRTPGLRREEVAQLTGMSVDYYTRLEQARGPHPSRQMLTALARALRLTEDERDHLFHLTGEEPPRRGASGHLQPGLLLVLDRLHDTPAHVSSDCGEMIAQNAMSRALTGDVFARPPQDRNLLRRFFLNPTAREMFPPEDVPDHARSHVANLRAVAAARPDDPEPAALVAELRSSSEEFARLWEEHEVAVRRQSTKRFRHPLVGLMELDCEILLNQDAHHLLIIHTARPGTESYERLQLLRVIGLQDMTPVHHRP; from the coding sequence GTGAACCGAGCCGAACTCGCCGACTTCCTGCGCCGCGGCCGGGCCCGCCTGGACCCCGCCGACGTGGGCCTCACGTCCGGCCCCCGCCGCCGTACGCCCGGGCTGCGCCGCGAGGAGGTGGCCCAGCTGACCGGTATGTCCGTGGACTACTACACGCGCCTGGAACAGGCCCGCGGGCCGCACCCGTCCCGCCAGATGCTGACGGCGCTGGCGCGGGCGCTACGGCTCACGGAGGACGAGCGCGACCACCTGTTCCACCTGACGGGCGAGGAGCCGCCGCGCCGGGGCGCCTCCGGGCACCTTCAGCCGGGCCTCCTGCTGGTCCTGGACCGGCTGCACGACACCCCGGCGCACGTGTCGAGCGACTGCGGCGAGATGATCGCCCAGAACGCGATGTCGCGGGCGCTGACGGGCGACGTGTTCGCCCGCCCGCCCCAGGACCGCAACCTGCTCCGCCGTTTCTTCCTGAACCCGACGGCACGGGAGATGTTCCCCCCGGAGGACGTCCCGGACCACGCGCGCTCCCACGTGGCGAACCTGCGCGCGGTGGCCGCGGCCCGCCCCGACGACCCCGAGCCGGCCGCGCTGGTGGCCGAACTCCGGTCGTCCAGCGAGGAGTTCGCGAGGCTGTGGGAGGAACACGAGGTGGCGGTACGGCGCCAGTCCACGAAGCGGTTCCGCCACCCCCTGGTAGGCCTCATGGAGCTGGACTGCGAAATCCTCCTGAACCAGGACGCCCACCACCTCCTGATCATCCACACGGCCCGCCCCGGCACGGAGTCGTACGAACGCCTGCAACTACTGAGGGTGATCGGCCTCCAGGACATGACCCCAGTCCACCATCGGCCCTGA
- a CDS encoding protealysin inhibitor emfourin — protein MRIQVRRTGGFGGIQRRGEVDTSTRPDAHEWHALAEQAVAAGQRTPEPGVPDGFHYEITVDGKTVYTADPRLTEEQRTLISRVLKEGA, from the coding sequence ATGCGTATTCAGGTACGGCGCACGGGTGGTTTCGGCGGTATCCAGCGCCGCGGCGAGGTCGACACCTCGACGCGGCCCGACGCCCACGAGTGGCACGCGCTGGCCGAGCAGGCGGTAGCCGCCGGTCAGCGCACGCCTGAACCGGGGGTCCCGGACGGCTTCCACTACGAGATCACCGTGGACGGGAAGACCGTGTACACAGCCGACCCCCGGCTTACGGAAGAGCAACGGACCCTGATCTCAAGGGTGTTGAAAGAGGGGGCGTAA
- a CDS encoding MFS transporter, translating to MDDGNPAPATATSALALAEPVERVGRGWTSALSLANGAIWVGWYGPLQILLASQAKDFAPGTGMSKESMLAWVTGAGALVSLVANPLFGALSDRTTARWGRRTPWIVGGAAGGALSLLLLAGAGGVWMMALGWCLVQLTLNAAFAAVTAAVPDRVPRLQRGSVGGWLGAAQILGVVGGTGLATAAGGIGAGYVACAVFTAVGVLPYVLRYKDLQLPPTERPVWSWPGFVRGFWLSPRRYPDLGWAWLTRFLINLSNALVLLYLLYYLRDRLHYHDPDQGVLILTAVNGLTLLATVVVGGVWSDRVGRRKAFVIWSGVLMAVATAVLAGWQTWPGAITAAAVLGIGFGVFTSVDFALMTDVLPKALDRGKDLGVINVANALPQVAAPALAAPIVTYLGGYRVLYLVSAVIGMAGALLVRRIRGVD from the coding sequence GTGGACGACGGCAACCCGGCTCCCGCCACGGCCACTTCGGCGCTCGCCCTGGCCGAACCCGTCGAACGCGTGGGCCGGGGCTGGACGTCCGCGCTCTCGCTCGCCAACGGGGCGATCTGGGTGGGCTGGTACGGCCCCCTGCAGATCCTGCTGGCCTCGCAGGCCAAGGACTTCGCGCCGGGCACCGGCATGTCGAAGGAGTCGATGCTGGCGTGGGTGACGGGCGCGGGCGCGCTGGTGTCCCTGGTCGCCAATCCGCTCTTCGGCGCGCTGTCCGACCGTACGACGGCGCGGTGGGGCCGCCGTACGCCGTGGATCGTGGGCGGGGCGGCGGGCGGGGCGCTGTCGTTGCTGCTGCTCGCGGGTGCGGGCGGGGTCTGGATGATGGCGCTGGGCTGGTGTCTGGTCCAACTCACCCTGAACGCGGCCTTCGCGGCGGTCACGGCGGCCGTCCCCGACCGCGTCCCGCGCCTCCAACGGGGTTCTGTGGGCGGCTGGTTGGGTGCCGCGCAGATCCTGGGCGTGGTGGGCGGTACGGGGCTGGCGACGGCGGCCGGGGGCATCGGGGCGGGCTATGTCGCGTGTGCGGTGTTCACGGCGGTGGGCGTGCTGCCGTACGTGCTCCGCTACAAGGATCTCCAACTCCCGCCCACGGAACGCCCGGTGTGGTCCTGGCCGGGCTTCGTGCGGGGCTTCTGGCTGAGCCCGCGCCGCTATCCCGACCTGGGCTGGGCGTGGCTGACCCGCTTCCTGATCAACCTGAGCAACGCGCTGGTGCTGCTGTATCTGCTGTATTACCTGCGTGACCGCCTGCACTACCACGACCCCGACCAGGGCGTCCTGATCCTGACGGCGGTGAACGGCCTGACCCTCCTGGCCACGGTCGTGGTCGGCGGGGTCTGGTCGGACCGCGTCGGCCGCCGCAAGGCGTTCGTGATCTGGTCCGGCGTGCTGATGGCGGTGGCGACGGCGGTCCTCGCGGGCTGGCAGACCTGGCCGGGTGCGATCACCGCGGCGGCGGTCCTGGGCATCGGCTTCGGCGTCTTCACGTCGGTCGACTTCGCCCTGATGACGGACGTCCTCCCCAAGGCCCTGGACCGCGGCAAGGACCTCGGAGTCATCAACGTGGCGAACGCGTTGCCGCAGGTGGCGGCGCCTGCGCTGGCGGCGCCGATCGTCACGTATCTGGGCGGGTACCGGGTGCTGTATCTGGTGTCCGCGGTGATCGGGATGGCGGGGGCGTTGTTGGTGCGGCGGATTCGGGGGGTGGACTGA
- a CDS encoding NAD-dependent epimerase/dehydratase family protein, whose amino-acid sequence MLTLVTGSTGQVGRRFVPRLLAQSRPDERVRVLVRDAARAERFADLGAEVVLGDLRDEDALGKAVSGVDAVVNVAASFRGVPDEEAWAVNHEAAVALGHAALTSGVRRFVQVSTGLVYGTGRGRPVTEEDESRPGGRMWGAYPDAKATAERELLALDDMDVRVARLPFVYGEGDPHLANSLQWAAHWASNQRLHMGHHADVAQGLLRILHTPGIAGRIYNIADDAPVTAVELHLLNGVEIPAELHEHTDPDPWLGIMSTERIRRELGYRPLFPTAWSARDAGVL is encoded by the coding sequence ATGTTGACACTGGTGACAGGCTCGACAGGCCAGGTCGGACGCCGCTTCGTACCGAGGCTGCTGGCGCAGTCGAGGCCGGACGAGCGGGTGCGGGTGCTGGTACGGGACGCGGCCCGCGCCGAGCGCTTCGCCGACCTGGGCGCGGAGGTCGTACTCGGCGATCTGCGCGACGAGGACGCCCTCGGCAAGGCGGTTTCCGGCGTCGACGCGGTCGTGAACGTCGCCGCGTCCTTCCGCGGCGTACCGGACGAGGAGGCCTGGGCCGTCAACCACGAAGCGGCGGTAGCCCTCGGCCACGCCGCCCTGACCTCCGGCGTACGGCGCTTCGTCCAGGTCAGCACGGGGCTCGTGTACGGCACCGGGCGGGGCCGCCCCGTGACCGAGGAGGACGAGAGCCGCCCCGGCGGCCGTATGTGGGGCGCCTACCCCGACGCGAAGGCGACGGCGGAACGGGAACTCCTCGCGCTCGACGACATGGACGTACGAGTCGCCCGACTCCCCTTCGTCTACGGCGAGGGCGACCCCCACCTCGCCAACTCCCTCCAGTGGGCGGCACATTGGGCCTCGAACCAACGCCTCCACATGGGCCACCACGCGGACGTCGCCCAGGGCCTCCTCCGCATCCTCCACACCCCCGGAATCGCCGGCCGGATCTACAACATCGCCGACGACGCCCCGGTCACCGCGGTCGAACTCCACCTGCTCAACGGCGTCGAGATCCCCGCCGAACTCCACGAACACACCGACCCCGACCCGTGGTTGGGCATCATGTCCACCGAGCGCATCCGCCGCGAGCTGGGCTACCGCCCGCTGTTCCCGACGGCCTGGTCGGCACGGGACGCGGGCGTGCTCTGA
- a CDS encoding WxL protein peptidoglycan domain-containing protein produces the protein MRKLYVLLLSLCLGLCFGMLAAPSTYAADNGSWSVYPAASQVAARPYFYLSADPGQTIQDKVVVANKTAKPLTFRLYAADAYNTARDGGFAVRTVTETMRGVGAWAKPAKSRVTVPAHKTVTVPFTLHVPEGAEPGDHPGALVALDERVDKGDGSLALGVQRAVGARVYLRVSGPTLPALAVEHVHVSHHQPLVPGLGDSDATISYTLHNTGNVTLDPKVTLKAQGLFGRTLLTRGLTRIPAELLPGQSVKLSEPWKGSPQLDWGDITLTASAPGTKQSASASFFALPWLAAALLLAVGFVGGVLAVRARRGRVRPSEPVRPSRPGSTTPSRPRSSPSARP, from the coding sequence ATGCGCAAGCTGTACGTCCTCCTCCTGAGCCTCTGCCTCGGCCTCTGCTTCGGGATGCTCGCCGCACCCTCCACCTACGCGGCGGACAACGGCAGTTGGTCCGTCTACCCGGCCGCCTCGCAGGTCGCCGCGCGGCCCTACTTCTACCTCTCCGCCGACCCCGGCCAGACCATCCAGGACAAGGTGGTCGTCGCCAACAAGACGGCGAAGCCGCTGACTTTCCGGCTGTACGCGGCCGACGCCTACAACACCGCGCGTGACGGCGGGTTCGCCGTGCGGACCGTGACGGAGACGATGCGCGGGGTGGGGGCCTGGGCCAAGCCCGCCAAGTCGCGGGTAACTGTGCCCGCCCACAAGACAGTTACCGTTCCGTTCACCCTCCACGTGCCCGAAGGCGCCGAACCGGGCGACCACCCGGGCGCGTTGGTCGCCCTCGACGAACGCGTCGACAAGGGGGACGGCTCCCTCGCGCTCGGCGTGCAGCGGGCCGTCGGCGCCCGCGTCTACCTCCGGGTGAGCGGACCGACGCTGCCCGCACTCGCCGTCGAGCACGTCCACGTGTCCCATCACCAGCCACTGGTACCGGGGTTGGGGGACAGCGACGCGACGATCTCCTACACGCTGCACAACACCGGGAACGTCACCCTCGATCCGAAGGTGACGCTCAAGGCGCAGGGGTTGTTCGGCCGTACGTTGCTGACACGCGGACTGACCAGAATTCCGGCCGAGTTGCTGCCGGGGCAGAGCGTGAAGCTGAGTGAGCCGTGGAAGGGGTCGCCCCAACTCGACTGGGGCGACATCACGTTGACCGCGAGCGCGCCGGGCACGAAGCAGTCGGCGAGCGCGTCGTTCTTCGCGCTGCCGTGGCTCGCGGCGGCGCTGCTGCTCGCGGTCGGGTTCGTCGGGGGAGTGCTGGCGGTCAGAGCGCGTCGGGGCCGCGTTCGCCCGTCCGAACCCGTACGACCGTCTCGACCGGGATCGACCACACCTTCCCGTCCCCGATCTTCCCCGTCTGCGCGGCCTTGA
- a CDS encoding beta-xylosidase, translating to MATTFRRRRWASLLGVTALAVATGGALACPAGASTNVDFATHCIPPAVAGIPPIDGTTTAAITVDNTAPKVGDTVTVTYTVVKPAASNPTAIALPADIMTPTGKVTLGGAQTGSVTVAGPKKNDPVPGNGAFPSFSMTGTFTVTTPGAITLSPGDYNIHTSYILELDTPCTVTNPPAPVSETVTATATVPVNTRAISLGSASGNAGDSVTVTGSNFTPGATVTLAGRSGTAQTADTATVTASSSGTISGSLVVNDKTTTGVVAYEGSAWSADLGAGPAAYVVNDTTPVPPGSQKLTTTVKAGTLSMAQAGDAVGLSAVDFGKGGASTGALNTVTVQDFRGGPAGWSLTGKVTDFTGPGAKIDAGALSWTPACATKAGSPSTCAAGSAGTVGSSGATLASTPDGTVTGGQFTVDAGLSLNVPAFTPPGSYSGVLTLTLT from the coding sequence ATGGCTACGACATTCCGAAGACGCCGTTGGGCGTCGTTGCTCGGGGTGACCGCGCTCGCGGTCGCCACGGGCGGTGCGCTGGCCTGTCCGGCCGGTGCGTCCACGAACGTGGACTTCGCCACGCACTGCATCCCGCCGGCGGTCGCGGGCATCCCGCCGATCGACGGCACCACGACCGCCGCGATCACGGTGGACAACACCGCGCCGAAGGTCGGCGACACCGTCACCGTGACCTACACGGTGGTCAAGCCGGCCGCCAGCAACCCCACCGCGATCGCGCTGCCGGCCGACATCATGACGCCCACCGGGAAGGTCACCCTCGGCGGTGCCCAGACCGGCAGCGTCACGGTGGCCGGGCCCAAGAAGAACGACCCGGTGCCCGGCAACGGCGCTTTCCCGTCGTTCTCCATGACCGGCACCTTCACGGTCACCACCCCGGGCGCGATCACCCTCTCGCCCGGCGACTACAACATCCACACCAGCTACATCCTGGAGCTGGACACCCCCTGCACGGTGACGAACCCGCCGGCGCCGGTCTCCGAGACCGTCACCGCGACCGCCACCGTGCCGGTCAACACCCGTGCGATCAGCCTGGGTTCGGCGTCCGGGAACGCCGGTGACAGCGTCACCGTGACCGGCAGCAACTTCACCCCGGGTGCCACCGTGACCCTGGCCGGGCGGTCCGGAACCGCCCAGACCGCGGACACGGCGACCGTCACGGCCAGCAGCAGCGGCACGATCAGTGGTTCGCTCGTCGTCAACGACAAGACGACCACCGGTGTCGTGGCCTACGAGGGCAGCGCGTGGAGTGCTGACCTCGGTGCCGGTCCCGCCGCCTACGTCGTCAACGACACCACGCCCGTTCCGCCGGGGAGTCAGAAGCTGACGACCACCGTCAAGGCGGGCACGTTGTCCATGGCGCAGGCCGGGGACGCCGTCGGTCTCTCCGCCGTCGACTTCGGCAAGGGCGGTGCCTCCACGGGCGCCCTCAACACGGTGACGGTCCAGGACTTCCGCGGCGGACCCGCGGGCTGGTCCCTGACCGGCAAGGTCACCGACTTCACCGGTCCCGGCGCCAAGATCGATGCCGGGGCGCTGAGTTGGACACCCGCCTGCGCCACCAAGGCGGGCAGCCCGAGCACCTGCGCGGCCGGTTCGGCGGGCACGGTGGGCAGTTCGGGAGCGACGCTCGCGTCCACGCCCGACGGCACCGTCACCGGCGGCCAGTTCACCGTCGACGCCGGACTCTCCCTGAACGTACCGGCGTTCACGCCTCCGGGCTCGTACTCCGGCGTGCTCACGCTGACGCTCACCTGA
- a CDS encoding P-II family nitrogen regulator: MKLITAIVKPYRLDEVKTALQELGVHGLTVTEASGYGRQRGHTEVYRGAEYRVDLVPKVRIEVVVDDADSDAVIDAVVKAAQTGKIGDGKVWSIPVETVVRVRTGERGPDAL; encoded by the coding sequence ATGAAGCTCATCACCGCGATCGTCAAGCCGTACCGCCTCGACGAGGTCAAGACGGCGCTCCAGGAGCTCGGCGTGCACGGCCTGACCGTCACCGAGGCCAGCGGCTACGGCCGGCAGCGCGGTCACACCGAGGTGTACCGCGGCGCCGAGTACCGCGTCGACCTCGTCCCGAAGGTACGGATCGAGGTCGTCGTCGACGACGCGGACTCGGACGCCGTGATCGACGCGGTCGTCAAGGCCGCGCAGACGGGGAAGATCGGGGACGGGAAGGTGTGGTCGATCCCGGTCGAGACGGTCGTACGGGTTCGGACGGGCGAACGCGGCCCCGACGCGCTCTGA
- a CDS encoding M4 family metallopeptidase: MTTHGGFEPVFCTIVPPHVLDKLAQHEDPALAGPARETLERDAYERTHRRLTTVIGAPSIAAPVASDKPQRTIYDAKHKQDLPGKKVRAEGSDPGKDATVNRAFAGLGATFELYLNAFNRHSIDGQGLPLNASVHYDVKYDNAFWNGEQMVFGDGDGELFLDFTIPVDVIGHELTHGVTQYTANLTYFGQSGALNESISDVFGSLIKQYTLGQTAADADWLIGAGLLAPRVSGVALRSMKAPGTAYDDDALGKDPQPATMDDFVNTGSDNGGVHINSGIPNHAFYLVADAIGGHAWEKAGQIWYDVLTGGELKKDALFADFAKLTVAAAKTRFGDGGEELQAVTKAWEQVGVPTS; this comes from the coding sequence ATGACGACTCACGGGGGCTTCGAGCCCGTCTTCTGCACGATCGTCCCACCGCATGTCCTCGACAAGCTCGCCCAGCACGAGGACCCCGCGCTCGCCGGTCCCGCCCGCGAGACCCTGGAGCGCGACGCCTATGAGCGCACCCACCGCCGGCTGACCACGGTCATCGGCGCCCCGTCGATCGCCGCGCCGGTCGCGTCCGACAAGCCGCAGCGCACGATCTACGACGCTAAGCACAAGCAGGACCTGCCGGGGAAGAAGGTGCGCGCCGAGGGCTCCGACCCCGGCAAGGACGCCACCGTCAACCGCGCCTTCGCCGGGCTCGGCGCCACCTTCGAGCTGTACCTCAACGCCTTCAACCGGCACTCCATCGACGGCCAGGGCCTGCCGCTCAACGCGTCCGTCCACTACGACGTGAAGTACGACAACGCGTTCTGGAACGGCGAGCAGATGGTGTTCGGCGACGGCGACGGCGAGCTGTTCCTCGACTTCACCATCCCGGTCGACGTCATCGGCCACGAACTCACCCACGGCGTCACGCAGTACACCGCGAACCTGACCTACTTCGGCCAGTCCGGCGCCCTGAACGAGTCGATCTCGGACGTCTTCGGCTCGCTCATCAAGCAGTACACGCTCGGCCAGACCGCCGCCGACGCCGACTGGCTGATCGGCGCGGGCCTGCTCGCCCCGCGCGTCTCGGGCGTCGCCCTGCGCTCCATGAAGGCCCCGGGCACGGCCTACGACGACGACGCCCTCGGCAAGGACCCGCAGCCCGCGACGATGGACGACTTCGTCAACACCGGCAGCGACAACGGCGGCGTGCACATCAACTCCGGCATCCCCAACCACGCCTTCTACCTGGTCGCCGACGCGATCGGCGGGCACGCCTGGGAGAAGGCGGGCCAGATCTGGTACGACGTCCTGACCGGCGGCGAGCTGAAGAAGGACGCCCTGTTCGCGGACTTCGCGAAGCTCACGGTGGCCGCCGCGAAGACCCGGTTCGGGGACGGCGGCGAGGAGTTGCAGGCCGTGACGAAGGCATGGGAGCAGGTCGGGGTGCCGACGTCGTAG
- a CDS encoding GH1 family beta-glucosidase, translating into MIRRMAIDAGNPIPRFPAGFLWGVSTSAHQIEGAADAREPSVWDRFEAEPGRIKDGSTAAVACDHYHRHREDVALLADLGVDAYRFSISWPRVNSPGGLDFYDRLVDDLCAAGVRPVPTLFHWDLPVTRDWLDRDTAAHFAEYVSVVAERLGDRVKKWITLNEPAEHTLLGHALGAHAPGKTLLFDALPVAHHQLLAHGLAVRALRAAGATDIGIANSHGPTWPASQEPEDVEAANFYDLLLNRLFADPLLLGEYPSGLGELMPGDVESDLKVIAEPIDWYGINYYAPSRVGAPQGAEIEFGGLTLPAELPFSVREIEGVPVTDFGWPVVPEGLTELLTTFRDRYGDRLPPVVITENGCSYDGIDDQDRIAYLDGHVRALHGALEAGVDVRGYFVWSLLDNFEWAEGYERRFGLVHVDYDTLARTPKASYGWFQGMLRAQR; encoded by the coding sequence ATGATCCGGCGCATGGCGATTGATGCAGGCAACCCGATACCTCGGTTCCCGGCCGGATTCCTCTGGGGCGTCTCGACTTCGGCCCATCAGATCGAGGGCGCTGCGGACGCACGCGAACCGTCCGTCTGGGACCGGTTCGAGGCCGAGCCGGGCCGGATCAAGGACGGCTCGACGGCGGCGGTGGCCTGCGACCACTACCACCGCCACCGCGAGGACGTGGCCCTCCTGGCCGACCTGGGCGTGGACGCGTACCGCTTCTCGATCTCCTGGCCGCGGGTGAACTCCCCCGGCGGCCTCGACTTCTACGACCGCCTCGTCGACGACCTGTGCGCGGCGGGCGTACGCCCGGTCCCGACCCTGTTCCACTGGGATCTCCCGGTGACGCGGGACTGGTTGGACCGGGACACGGCCGCCCACTTCGCGGAGTACGTGTCGGTGGTGGCGGAGAGGCTGGGCGACCGGGTGAAGAAGTGGATCACCCTCAACGAGCCTGCGGAACACACCCTGTTGGGCCACGCACTGGGCGCCCACGCCCCCGGCAAGACGCTCCTGTTCGACGCGCTCCCGGTCGCCCACCACCAACTCCTGGCCCACGGGCTGGCGGTACGGGCCCTGCGCGCGGCCGGAGCGACCGACATCGGGATCGCCAACTCCCACGGCCCGACCTGGCCGGCGTCCCAGGAACCGGAGGACGTCGAGGCGGCGAACTTCTACGACCTCCTCCTCAACCGCCTGTTCGCAGACCCCCTCCTGCTCGGTGAATACCCCTCCGGACTGGGCGAGTTGATGCCGGGCGACGTCGAGTCCGACCTGAAGGTGATCGCCGAGCCGATCGACTGGTACGGGATCAACTACTACGCGCCGAGCCGGGTCGGGGCACCCCAGGGCGCGGAGATCGAGTTCGGCGGCCTGACGCTCCCCGCCGAACTCCCCTTCTCGGTACGGGAGATCGAGGGTGTCCCGGTGACGGACTTCGGCTGGCCGGTGGTCCCCGAGGGCCTCACCGAACTCCTCACCACCTTCCGCGACCGCTACGGCGACCGCCTCCCGCCCGTCGTCATCACCGAGAACGGCTGCTCCTACGACGGCATCGACGACCAGGACCGGATCGCCTACCTCGACGGCCATGTCCGGGCGCTGCACGGGGCGTTGGAGGCGGGCGTGGACGTACGTGGCTACTTCGTGTGGTCGCTCCTCGACAACTTCGAGTGGGCGGAGGGCTACGAGCGCCGCTTCGGCCTCGTACACGTGGACTACGACACACTGGCGCGCACTCCGAAGGCGTCGTACGGCTGGTTCCAGGGCATGCTGCGGGCGCAGAGATGA
- a CDS encoding ammonium transporter encodes MPLSVSEAAEAAAHVDTGDTAWLLAATALVLLMTPGLALFYGGMVRTKSVLNMLMMSFVSIALVTVVWLAAGYSLAFGDDIGGGLIGGLKNAGMANLGPDSVHGTVPTLLFATFQLTFAIITAALISGAVADRVRFGAWLVFVPVWALLVYVPVAHWVWGPGGWIAAHLGALDFAGGLPVEITSGASGLALCLVVGPRLGFKKDAMRPHNLPMVMLGAGLLWFGWFGFNAGSALGANGLAAAAFLNTLTAGCTGLLGWLFVEQKRDGHPTTLGAASGAVAGLVAITPSCGSVSLLGALVVGLAAGAVCSYAVGWKFRLNYDDSLDVVGVHLVGGVIGTLLIGVFATTELTGDTDGLLYGGGLAQLGKQLVAVVAVGAYAFLVTYGIGKLLDRLMGLRASEEQEQTGLDLTVHAETAYDHGVLGHGAPVGTSLTSASSAQKVSTQA; translated from the coding sequence GTGCCCCTCTCCGTCAGCGAAGCCGCCGAAGCCGCAGCACACGTAGACACCGGCGACACCGCCTGGCTGCTCGCCGCCACCGCCCTCGTCCTGCTGATGACCCCTGGCCTGGCCCTCTTCTACGGCGGCATGGTCCGCACGAAGAGCGTCCTCAACATGCTGATGATGAGTTTCGTGTCGATCGCCCTGGTCACGGTGGTGTGGCTGGCCGCAGGTTATTCGCTCGCGTTCGGCGACGACATCGGCGGCGGACTCATCGGCGGCCTGAAGAACGCCGGCATGGCCAACCTGGGCCCCGACAGCGTCCACGGCACCGTCCCCACCCTCCTCTTCGCCACCTTCCAGCTCACCTTCGCGATCATCACGGCCGCGCTGATCAGCGGCGCGGTCGCGGACCGGGTCCGGTTCGGGGCGTGGCTGGTCTTCGTACCCGTCTGGGCGCTCCTCGTATACGTTCCCGTCGCGCACTGGGTCTGGGGCCCGGGCGGCTGGATCGCGGCGCACCTCGGCGCCCTCGACTTCGCCGGCGGCCTCCCCGTGGAGATCACGTCCGGCGCCTCGGGCCTGGCCCTGTGCCTGGTGGTCGGCCCGCGCCTCGGCTTCAAGAAAGACGCCATGCGCCCGCACAACCTCCCCATGGTGATGCTGGGCGCGGGCCTCCTCTGGTTCGGCTGGTTCGGCTTCAACGCCGGTTCCGCGCTCGGCGCCAACGGCCTCGCCGCCGCGGCCTTCCTCAACACCCTCACCGCCGGCTGCACCGGCCTCCTCGGCTGGCTCTTCGTGGAGCAGAAGCGCGACGGCCACCCCACCACCCTGGGCGCGGCCTCGGGCGCGGTCGCCGGCCTGGTCGCGATCACCCCGTCCTGCGGCTCGGTCTCCCTCCTCGGCGCGCTGGTCGTCGGCCTGGCCGCCGGTGCCGTCTGCTCGTACGCGGTCGGCTGGAAGTTCAGGCTGAACTACGACGACTCCCTCGACGTCGTCGGTGTCCACCTGGTCGGCGGCGTCATCGGCACCCTCCTGATCGGCGTCTTCGCGACCACCGAGCTGACCGGCGACACCGACGGCCTCCTCTACGGCGGGGGGCTCGCCCAGCTCGGCAAACAGCTGGTGGCCGTGGTCGCAGTAGGGGCGTACGCGTTCCTCGTGACGTACGGGATCGGCAAGCTGCTCGACCGGCTGATGGGCCTGCGCGCGAGTGAGGAGCAGGAGCAGACGGGTCTCGACCTTACGGTGCACGCCGAGACCGCATACGATCACGGCGTCCTGGGCCACGGAGCCCCGGTCGGCACATCCCTCACCTCCGCCTCCTCCGCTCAGAAGGTCAGCACCCAGGCATGA